One window from the genome of Acidobacteriota bacterium encodes:
- a CDS encoding RNA polymerase sigma factor translates to MGAAERSLLEARYQRLLREHGGAISRLASGYERIAGRREDLVQEIALAIWQALPRFRGDCSEKTFVYRIAQNRCLTHALRRKPGGNSLEGAAPPVDLRPGPESAALAADLKERLLAAIRALALPYRQVITLVLEEMSHAEIAEVLGLTENNVGVRLNRAREKLREILGATR, encoded by the coding sequence ATGGGTGCCGCCGAAAGAAGTCTCCTCGAGGCCCGGTACCAGAGGCTGCTCCGCGAGCACGGGGGGGCCATCTCCCGCCTCGCCTCCGGCTACGAGAGGATCGCCGGCAGGCGCGAGGACCTCGTGCAAGAGATCGCGCTCGCGATCTGGCAGGCGCTCCCGAGGTTCCGGGGAGACTGCTCGGAGAAGACCTTCGTCTACCGGATCGCGCAGAACCGTTGCCTCACGCACGCGCTCCGCCGGAAGCCGGGCGGGAACTCCCTGGAGGGGGCGGCGCCGCCCGTGGACCTGCGCCCCGGCCCCGAGTCGGCGGCCCTCGCCGCGGACCTCAAGGAGCGCCTCCTCGCGGCGATCCGCGCGCTGGCGCTTCCGTACCGCCAGGTGATCACGCTGGTCCTCGAGGAGATGTCCCACGCCGAGATCGCCGAGGTGCTCGGGCTGACCGAGAACAACGTGGGCGTGAGGCTCAACAGGGCGCGGGAGAAGCTGCGCGAGATTCTCGGAGCGACGCGATGA